The sequence ACGTTTTGCTGAACTTGGCGCACGTATTCCAGCAGGTGTTTTATTAGAAGGACCTCCAGGAACAGGTAAAACGTTGCTTGCTAAAGCCGTAGCCGGTGAAGCTGGCGTACCGTTCTATTCTATCTCCGGTTCGGACTTTGTTGAAATGTTCGTTGGGGTTGGAGCAAGCCGTGTACGTGATTTATTCGAAAACGCGAAGAAAACTGCACCATCTATCATCTTTATTGATGAAATCGATGCTGTTGGTCGTCAACGTGGCGCAGGAATGGGCGGCGGACACGATGAACGTGAACAAACATTAAACCAATTGCTTGTTGAATTGGATGGATTCTCTGGAAACGAAGGAGTAATCGTCATTGCTGCGACTAACCGTTCAGACGTATTAGACCCAGCGTTATTGCGTCCAGGACGTTTTGACCGTCAAATCCTTGTAGGTCGTCCAGATGTCAAAGGCCGTGAAGCTATTTTGAAAGTTCATGCCAAAAACAAACCATTTGCTAAAGATGTCGACTTAAAAGTCGTTGCTACTCAAACACCAGGATTTTCTGGTGCAGATTTAGAAAACTTACTAAACGAAGCAGCTTTAGTAGCTGCTCGACGCAACAAAAAAACGATTGATGCTCTTGATTTAGACGAAGCTCAAGACCGTGTTATTGCTGGTCCAGCTAAGAAAAATCGTGTTATCAGTAAAGTGGAACGTGCGATGGTGGCTTACCATGAATCAGGACATACAATTGTTGGAATGGTTCTAAGCGACGCACGCGTTGTTCATAAAGTGACGATCGTTCCTCGTGGACGTGCAGGCGGATATGCTATCATGCTGCCTAAAGAAGACCGTTTCTTGATGACTAAAAAAGAAATGTTTGAACAAATCGTTGGTTTATTAGGTGGTCGTGTAGCCGAAGAAATGGTCTTCGATTCACAATCATCAGGCGCCAGCAATGACTTCCAACAAGCTACTGCTTTAGCAAGAAGTATGGTAACTGAATACGGAATGAGTGATAAGCTAGGACCTGTTCAATACGAAGGCAACCACCAAGTGTTTGTCGGTCGCGATTATGGCCAAACGAAAGCTTATTCTGAACAAATTGCTTTTGAAATCGACCAAGAAGTACGCCGTATTATTGTGGATGCTCACACTGAAGCGCGTCGTATTCTAGAAGAACACAAAGCACAGCATAAATTGATTGCTGAAAAACTGCTTGAACTGGAAACATTAGACGAGAAAACAATCAAGAGTCTATTTGAAACCGGCGAAATGCCAGTTGTGAAGAGTGTCGAAAATGACTACCCGCATGAAGACACAGAGGGTGCTAGTTTCGAAGAAGCCAAACGAGCAAGAGAAGCAAAAGAGTTAGAACGTTTGGAAAAAGAAAAGAAACAAGAAGAAGAAAGAAAACACCATCCGGAAAAAACTGAAGAAATCGTAGAAGATGTGAAGAAAGAGTTGGGCGTTGATGAAAAAGAAGAGCATTCTTCTGAAGACGAAGACGACCGTAAAGACAAAAACAACAACACATCGGACGATAACTAATTTAAGCCGGTACAAGAATGTGCTAAAAGAGGGATGCGCTTATCGTGCGTCCCTCTTTTGTACTGAAAAATACCTTGTGAACACTCTAAGCTTTACTTTAGTAAGTATTTAACCTAAAGTAACCTTAATCAAAAATTATTTTAAAGGAGTCAAAAAAATGACAGATTATTTATTGAAAAGTCTTTGTTACGATGGACAAGTGAGAGTTTATACGATCGATGCTACAGAAGCGGTGGCTGAAGCGCAACGAAGACACGAAACTTGGAGCGCCTCTTCAGCAGCGTTGGGCCGCACAATGATCGGAGCTTTATTATTAGGAGCTACTCTTAAAGGAGAAGAAAAAATGACCGTCAAAGTTGAAGGCGATGGTCCAGTCGGACATATCATCGTTGACAGCAACGGCAAAGGCGAAGTAAAAGGGTATATTGCGAACCCGAAAGTGAATTTGCCGCTGAATGAAGCTGGTAAATTAGACGTACGCGGAGCAGTGGGAACGGAAGGTTCGTTGACTGTAACGAAAGACTTGGGAATGAAAGAAGCTTTTTCAGGGCAAGTGCCATTGGTCAGCGGAGAATTAGGCGAAGATTTCACCTACTATATGGCGAATTCAGAACAAACACCTTCTGCAATTGGTTTGAGTGTCTTGGTAGATACCGATGATTCTATCAAAGCTGCAGGTGGATTTATGATTCAAGTCATGCCTGGTGCAACAGAAGAGACCATTACGGGGCTTGAAAAACAATTAGCCGAGATTCCAATGATCTCGCAATTGATGGAAAATGGTGAAAAACCAGAAGAGATTTTGAACCGCTTGGTCGGCGAGGGCAACGCAAACATTTTGGAAAAGATGCCGATCACGTTCAAATGCGACTGTTCTAAAGACCGCTTTGCTCGAGCTATTATAGCATTAGGAGCGAAAGAAATTGACGAAATGATCGTAGAAGATCAAGGCGCTGAAGCCAGCTGTCACTTCTGCGGCAACCATTACCATTACAGTGTGGCAGATTTAGAAGCTTTAAAAGCTGAAGCTAACAGCTAAATCGTTTAACTGAAAATGAGTGAGCAAGTTTAACAGGAGACCGAGTCGTCTAAGGACACTCAGGTCTCTTTTTTTGTTTTTAAACACATTTAGAATACTGAGATCAAAAAAAGATAAAGTGAATCGCTTGCTATCGAAAGCGATTCACTTTAAGATTAACCTATTAGAAATCAATTTTTTAGGAGGACTTACTAATGGCTAAAATCGTTACGAGCGTTACGGATTTAATTGGAGAAACACCCATCATTAAACTGTCTAATAAAGTTGTTCCTGCCGGTGCAGCAGATGTATATGTAAAACTAGAGTCTGCTAATATTGGTGGTAGTGTAAAAGACCGTATTGCTTTAAATATGATCGAAGTTGCCGAACAAGAAGGCAAGCTAAAAGAGGGCGACACCATCGTTGAACCGACTAGTGGAAACACAGGTATCGGCTTAGCGATGATTGCTGCAGCAAAAGGGTATAAAACGATTTTTGTTATGCCGGATACAATGAGCATTGAACGCCGTAAACTATTGAAAGCCTATGGTGCCGACTTGATTTTGACACCAGGAGCTGATGGCATAAAAGCGTCGATTGCCAAAGCAACAGAGTTAGCTGCTCAACCAGGTCACTTTATGCCGATGCAGTTTGATAATTTAGCCAATCCGGCAGTACATGCAGCAACAACAGGACCAGAGATTTTAGCTGCTTTTGATGGAGTGGCGCCTGATGCGTTTGTTTCCGCAGTAGGGACCGGCGGAACATTAACCGGAGCTGGTCAAGTTTTAAAACAAGCTAAACCTGATATAAAAATTTATGCTTTAGAACCTGCTGAATCTCCCGTTTTAAGCGGCGGAGTTTCAGGTCCGCATAAAATACAGGGGATCGGAACCGGATTTGTTCCGAAAGTATTGGATACAGTGCTTTATGATGATGTCCTGCATGTTACCAGCGAAGAAGCTTTTGAAATGACCCGGGAAGTTGCTTTAAAAGAAGGCTTGTTAGTCGGGATTTCTTCAGGAGCAGCTATTAAAGGTGCGATTGAAGTCGCTATTAAATTAGGTGCAGGCAAAAAAGTCGTTACTATTGCTCCTGACAACGGAGAGCGTTACTTATCAACAGCTTTATTTCCAGAAGAAGTCTAAAAGTGAAAAACAGAAAAAGCTGAACGAGTCTGTTCAGCTTTTTCTATTTAGACGTTGAAAACCCGCTTACTTTTTAGCATTTCTCTTTTACTGATAGATGAAATGTGGTAAGATAAATCGTATGAAATTGTTGCCCTAATGGATCGATTTGCGACAGGCACTGAAGAACGTGAAATGATGAAAGCTCAAAAAGCAGCTGAACTAGAAGCTTGTTCAGCTAAGACAAAAAAAGAAAATCAGTTAGGGAATTAATGAGAGCCTCTTTAATTCCCTTGCTTTTTTTGCATGCTCTTGGCATTATTAAGAGAGATAAGATAAGTAGCGCAAACTACTATAGGAATGGAGCGGAAAAAATGAGTCAGGAAGAAACACACCAAGAAGAAATGAATGACCAACTGCAAGTACGTCGTGAAAAAATGGACCATTTACGTGAGCGCGGAATTGATCCGTTTGGTGGACGTTTTGAAAGAACCCATTTGTCGAGTGAGCTGCATGCAGCTTACGATGCATTTACAAAAGAAGAGATAGCTGAAAAAGAAGAAACGGTAACGATTGCTGGACGTATCATGACCAAACGTGGAAAAGGGAAGGTCGGTTTTGCTCATTTACAAGACCGCAAAGGCCAAATCCAAATTTATGTTCGTAAAGATGCTGTTGGCGATGAAGATTATGAAACATTTAACGATGCTGACTTGGGAGATTTTATTGGCGTAACTGGAACAGTCATGAAAACAAATACGGGAGAAGTTACTGTTAAACCGTCTTCTGTTGTCCAATTGTCAAAAGCATTGCGTCCTTTGCCAGATAAGTATCATGGATTGACCAATGTTGAACAACGTTATCGTCAACGTTACTTAGATTTGATCAGCAATCAAGAGAGTTTTGACCGCTTTACAAAACGCAGTCAAATCATTCGGGAGATCCGCAACTATTTGAATGCACAAGATTATCTAGAAGTAGAAACTCCTACTTTGCATAATTTAGCTGGCGGAGCAGCTGCTCGTCCGTTTATTACCCACCATAATGCTTTGGATATGGAACTGTATCTACGGATTGCTCTTGAGTTGCATTTGAAACGTTTGATCGTCGGCGGAATGGAAAAAGTTTATGAAATCGGCCGCGTTTTCCGTAATGAAGGGGTAGATACTACGCATAACCCTGAGTTCACTATGTTGGAACTCTATACGGCTTATACTGATTTTGAAGATGTTATGGATTTGACGGAAGGTTTGATCCGCACAGTAGCTGAACGTGTTCTAGGGACAGCCAAAATTACTTATGCTGCACAAGAGATCGATTTGGAAAGCACTTGGAAACGTCAGCATATGGTAGATGCTATTAAAGAATTTTCAGGAGTCGATTTTTGGCAAGAAATGACGGATGAAGAAGCTATCGCAATTGCAAAAGAACACAACGTTCCTTTGCCTGATCACAGTTGTTTTGGCCATGTCGTCAACGAATTCTTTGAAGTGTTTGTAGAAGATAAATTGATTCAACCGACATTTATTTATGGACATCCGGTAGAAATTTCTCCGTTAGCGAAGAAAAATACGAAAGACCCAAGATTTACTGATCGTTTTGAAGTCTTTATTGTCGGACACGAATACGGGAACGCGTTTAGCGAATTAAACGATCCAATCGACCAAAGAGAACGGTTTGAGTCTCAAACAAAAGAACGAGAACAAGGAAATGATGAAGCTCATCCTATTGATGAAGACTTTATTGAATCATTAGAATACGGTATGCCTCCAACTGGTGGTTTAGGTATTGGAATCGATCGTTTGGTTATGTTATTGACAGACGCACAATCTATTCGTGACGTTCTGCTGTTCCCAACGATGCGCAACCATTAATAAATAAAAAAGGGAATGAGACAAAAAGCGTTTAGACCCGAATCACTGGAACGAATAAGCGCAGTATGGTCACAGACCATCGAGCATTATTCGTGAAGTGGACGTCGGGTCTGCTTTTTGGAACACGTTCTAGAATAAATATTCGGATATGCAAAAGAGGTTGGGACTTTTGTCCCAACCTCTTTTTTATTTTGCAGGTTTAAACAAGCTAGGGTAAGTGAAGTCTTTTTTATAATGCTCTTTTTCTGTCTTTCTTCTATAAGAATGAAAGAATAGAAAGTAAAAAAGAAAGAAGCGGCACCGTGAAATCAGAAAATTAATCTTTATTTAGGGAATAAAAGCTGAAAAACAAGAAAAAATTCATAGAAATAATATAAAAGTGAATAATTATACCGTGGCGTATAATTATTAAACGAAACATTTAGATGGTAAAACAGAAGAACTTTCGGTTTTACTTGTAAGTAAGCGGAGTTATTCTTTGTTTAGTTTAAGTTCATATGGATTGTCAAAAATAAAAAAACTTTTAACAGTAAAGTGTTGACGGAAGTTTGAGAACCTGTTATATTAGTAGATGTCGCAGCGATACATCGCAGCAACGAGAAAAACAAATTTAAAAAAGTTGTTGACAAGTAAGTCAGCTTCTGGTAATATTTAGAAGTTGTCAAAACGGCAACAGCAACCAAATTAGACCTTTGAAAACTGAACAAAGCAAAACGAACCAAATGTGTAAGGTGGTTTAACCAAGGGTTAAACCAACAGAAACAAAGTGAATAATTATTCGCTAGCAAGTCAATTAATGAGCTTCAAGCATCATTAAAAGGGTGAAGTCCTAACGGACGGAGCCAACTTTTATGAGAGTTTGATCCTGGCTCAGGACGAACGCTGGCGGCATGCCTAATACATGCAAGTCGAACGCTTCTTTTCTACCGGGTGCTTGCACCCACCAGAGAAGAAGAGTGGCGGACGGGTGAGTAACACGTGGGTAACCTGCCCATAAGTGGGGGATAACAGCCGGAAACGGCTGCTAATACCGCATAATTCCAGTGATCTCCTGATCGTTGGATGAAAGGTGGCTTCGGCTACCGCTTATGGATGGACCCGCGGCGTATTAGCTAGTTGGTGAGGTAATGGCTCACCAAGGCAATGATACGTAGCCGACCTGAGAGGGTGATCGGCCACACTGGGACTGAGACACGGCCCAGACTCCTACGGGAGGCAGCAGTAGGGAATCTTCCGCAATGGACGAAAGTCTGACGGAGCAATGCCGCGTGAGTGAAGAAGGTTTTCGGATCGTAAAACTCTGTTGTTAGAGAAGAACAAGGATGAGAGTAACTGCTCATCCCCTGACGGTATCTAACCAGAAAGCCACGGCTAACTACGTGCCAGCAGCCGCGGTAATACGTAGGTGGCAAGCGTTGTCCGGATTTATTGGGCGTAAAGCGA is a genomic window of Carnobacterium sp. CP1 containing:
- the ftsH gene encoding ATP-dependent zinc metalloprotease FtsH; this translates as MKKGLLKNGVFYAIVFLGIIGIVTWATDGSSGEQSTDIPASEFVTQLEANEIKEFTIQPNAGVYKITGEYREAQPLEKGSDSSLSIFGSTETSSKNFTSAVLQNDTTVSEITAAAKENNIVVTPVQEETTGIWVTLLVSVLPLVIFVFFIYMMMSQSGQGGGGQGGRGVMNFGKSKAKESDNKANKVRFSDVAGADEEKEELVEVVEFLKDPRRFAELGARIPAGVLLEGPPGTGKTLLAKAVAGEAGVPFYSISGSDFVEMFVGVGASRVRDLFENAKKTAPSIIFIDEIDAVGRQRGAGMGGGHDEREQTLNQLLVELDGFSGNEGVIVIAATNRSDVLDPALLRPGRFDRQILVGRPDVKGREAILKVHAKNKPFAKDVDLKVVATQTPGFSGADLENLLNEAALVAARRNKKTIDALDLDEAQDRVIAGPAKKNRVISKVERAMVAYHESGHTIVGMVLSDARVVHKVTIVPRGRAGGYAIMLPKEDRFLMTKKEMFEQIVGLLGGRVAEEMVFDSQSSGASNDFQQATALARSMVTEYGMSDKLGPVQYEGNHQVFVGRDYGQTKAYSEQIAFEIDQEVRRIIVDAHTEARRILEEHKAQHKLIAEKLLELETLDEKTIKSLFETGEMPVVKSVENDYPHEDTEGASFEEAKRAREAKELERLEKEKKQEEERKHHPEKTEEIVEDVKKELGVDEKEEHSSEDEDDRKDKNNNTSDDN
- the hslO gene encoding Hsp33 family molecular chaperone HslO, whose translation is MTDYLLKSLCYDGQVRVYTIDATEAVAEAQRRHETWSASSAALGRTMIGALLLGATLKGEEKMTVKVEGDGPVGHIIVDSNGKGEVKGYIANPKVNLPLNEAGKLDVRGAVGTEGSLTVTKDLGMKEAFSGQVPLVSGELGEDFTYYMANSEQTPSAIGLSVLVDTDDSIKAAGGFMIQVMPGATEETITGLEKQLAEIPMISQLMENGEKPEEILNRLVGEGNANILEKMPITFKCDCSKDRFARAIIALGAKEIDEMIVEDQGAEASCHFCGNHYHYSVADLEALKAEANS
- the cysK gene encoding cysteine synthase A — its product is MAKIVTSVTDLIGETPIIKLSNKVVPAGAADVYVKLESANIGGSVKDRIALNMIEVAEQEGKLKEGDTIVEPTSGNTGIGLAMIAAAKGYKTIFVMPDTMSIERRKLLKAYGADLILTPGADGIKASIAKATELAAQPGHFMPMQFDNLANPAVHAATTGPEILAAFDGVAPDAFVSAVGTGGTLTGAGQVLKQAKPDIKIYALEPAESPVLSGGVSGPHKIQGIGTGFVPKVLDTVLYDDVLHVTSEEAFEMTREVALKEGLLVGISSGAAIKGAIEVAIKLGAGKKVVTIAPDNGERYLSTALFPEEV
- the lysS gene encoding lysine--tRNA ligase, translating into MSQEETHQEEMNDQLQVRREKMDHLRERGIDPFGGRFERTHLSSELHAAYDAFTKEEIAEKEETVTIAGRIMTKRGKGKVGFAHLQDRKGQIQIYVRKDAVGDEDYETFNDADLGDFIGVTGTVMKTNTGEVTVKPSSVVQLSKALRPLPDKYHGLTNVEQRYRQRYLDLISNQESFDRFTKRSQIIREIRNYLNAQDYLEVETPTLHNLAGGAAARPFITHHNALDMELYLRIALELHLKRLIVGGMEKVYEIGRVFRNEGVDTTHNPEFTMLELYTAYTDFEDVMDLTEGLIRTVAERVLGTAKITYAAQEIDLESTWKRQHMVDAIKEFSGVDFWQEMTDEEAIAIAKEHNVPLPDHSCFGHVVNEFFEVFVEDKLIQPTFIYGHPVEISPLAKKNTKDPRFTDRFEVFIVGHEYGNAFSELNDPIDQRERFESQTKEREQGNDEAHPIDEDFIESLEYGMPPTGGLGIGIDRLVMLLTDAQSIRDVLLFPTMRNH